Genomic segment of Tiliqua scincoides isolate rTilSci1 chromosome 1, rTilSci1.hap2, whole genome shotgun sequence:
tccaagtactaattaggcctgatgctgcttaggtTCTGAGATCAGAtcagatccggcatgtgcagggtaacagttgctgcagcaacCTGGTCACCCCAAATGAAAGCAACATTTTGCACAATATGTTCTTCCATGTGAAACTTTGCTGGATCATGAACTCATTGGCAGCCCTGTACAATCCTTTTCACCTGTGGTGTGAACTTGGACCCACATGTTGCCTTGCATGCATACCCATATGCTAGTTAACACCAGATCAGCTCTTTATTTCACCCTAACCCCTGCTCTAGGTAGTATGTCCACTGCTTGAAAATACATTTAAAGTAGCAAATACagttccagcctatttatacacagattttttatacagggatttgactcaacacgattggcccctgcaaatgagaaagaatgtgctgatccctggagaatggggaaaaatgcatccctttaaaatcagttttaaaaactgaacagtcctttaacagcctccttaaagagagagagagagagagagagagagagagagggcagcagactaacaatccatcaatccttctttctcctgcTGACGCCTCCCTTCACGTGAAAGAAAGTCCATCATTttccattggtgaagggagggcttTCACGCTGTAGCAACAGGGAGGGTGAATGTTTTGGCTTTCACGCTGTAGCAAGGCCCAGATAGGTTTAGGCCATAAAATGTACTTGCATTTTTTAAGAACAGTTGCACCTGTAATCTTCCATCCAGCCTCATTCTTAATAGTACTAAGTAGAATGGTAGTATATGGCAATACCATCTTATGGAATTTGTATACCGTCTCTGATTTTGTCAAGTCTAAGGTGAATTGACAAGGTCAATTCATGTTCTCTTGCAATGGAAGTTTTAAAACTCTGTTGTGCAAGTCCTGTAAACATTCAGTTATCTGAGGATAAAGCATTTGCagcctttttcttttctgatgCTCAGTTACTTTATTATTTTGGGCAGGTTTCTGGGACTCCTCTTTAAATCAAAGGCGAAGTTTTCCCCACTCCGTGAAAGGTCCTGCTTTCACTGCAGCCCaggcaaaaaaaggaaaaaaaccaagCCAGTGTTTTGCAAGCAGCACAAACAATTGTTCATGTGAAATTGAGCTGTCATTAGGAAATGACAGGCTGTGGTTTGTAAATCCTATTTTTATAGAGGAGAGAAGCAATCCATTTCCCGTGGATGTTCCTCCTCCAGCAAGCTGCAGGGAGAGCCCTCCTTCTAGAGACACTGTGACAAAGTCACTTAAGAAATCACCCAGTCGTCccgctccaccaccaccacctcctccgcTTCCGCATGCTGTGAAACAGCTTAAGACATCTTCTGTTTGCCTAGTCTCCTCTGGAGAGGGTCAAGTTCAAGATCTGgcgaaaaacaaaaaagaaatgagagctgagatcagcaaagagaaagaaaatggtgGCCAAGATTCCACTCTTCCAGGTGACACTTCATCTACAAACTCAAAGAAAAGTGTCCCTCCTTTAATTCCTCCAAGAAGGTGCGTCTCTGAAAGAACACCACGAAAAGACTGTTTGGATAAATCTCAGAAGTGTTCATTGCCTGGAAGGGAACTGGCAGAAAGAACAAGTGCTGAGACTGAAAGCTCTAGTAATGATTTTGAACATATTAAGCCTCCAGAGATGATTGAAGGAATTACAAAGGACAAGCTCTCACAATGTCCAGAAATAAAGCCTGATAATGAGAAGAAAGTGACTGAGCTGGAGAAGAAACCCACCATGAAGCCAGGGAAGGAGCCTCCTATCCCACCTCCAAGGAAGAAGAGGCTCTCACGACAGCCATCATCAGCTAGCTCTTGCCATTCGAAAGAGAAAAGTATTGATGAGTCGGAAGAGTGGAGTCTAAAAAAACAAGACACCCCACTGGCAAAAACATGCTCCAATGTGAAAAGGGAATCAACATTTGGACATAAGCCCGTCAGCTTAGCAGTTCGCCAGAGTTCTCGTGACTCACTAGATTGCCCAGTAAGCAACACAGGGGCGCAAACGCCTGCCTCCGAACCAGACTCCTATTCCACCAGCAGCACTGAGGACGAGTTAGAGCACGTGATGAGCCCTTCGGTGAAGAAGACTCGTTCCATGATCTTAGGCCGGGCCAAGAACCGTCTGTCCATGGTCAGCCTGAGCAACGTCTTCATGGCTTTCCTGTCCGCGGACAGAAAGTTGCAGAAGAAGATTGTGGAGCTGGCACAGGACAAGGACTCTTACTTTGGCAATTTGGTGCAGGACTATAAAGTGTACAGTCTGGAGATGATGgccaggcagagctccagcaccgAGATGCTTCAGGAGATCCGCTTAATGATGACGCAGCTGAAGAGCTACTTGATACAAAGCACAGAGCTGAAATCTTTTGTGGACCAGGCTGTTCACACCGAAGAGCAACTAGGTAAGCCTTCTACTCTTCTTTGGGTTCCTAGAATGGTGGGTATGAGATGCAAAGCTGAGAAAGGTGCAGGTTAAATGATTCGAAGATTCGTAATACTAGGGTTCCTGTTTTTGTTGACTGCTAGCATCTGCTGAGACTTCTGTGTCTGCAAAATGGGGTCATAATTTACTCTCATAAGGACAGTGTGGAAGAGCAGACCACACAAAAAAGCTTCTCTGCCTCCATTCTTTGCTTGTGTAGTTTGTTTTTAAGTTTTTCAAATGCACCTGCATCCCATTCTTCTTACAAATTGCTCAGGCTTGGATATGTGAGGTTACCCTATGTTACAATCACTAGAGAGCCATGAGGTGGGCAACACTGAGAAAAAGGATCAAACTAGGTCTTACATTCAACATGTAATTGAACCTCTTGCACTTGCTTTTCTTTAGAAATAGTCACCACGGGGTCTCGAATTAAAATTGGAACAGCAACATGTAAGGACGAGGGCCCCACCCTTTCTCCCACATcattttcctgttgaaaatcCTTCTGCTGAAGCTGTCATTGGCTGCAGTGGTGTCTTTGGGGTACACAGTTTTGGGAGGCTGTTTTCAGTGGGCAAATGCATGGGGATAAAGGTCAGACATCCCCGTCTGTTGTTGCAGTCCATATCTAGACAGGCAGCGTATTCTAAAGAGAAAAACAAGTGCAGGAGAGACAGTAACAGGTTAAATGTACTTTGACCCATATATAGCACAAAAGCCACAAAATgagtttaagggcccagtcctaactcttCTCTTGTGCAGGCCTAGGAgagttacaaatgtgccataaagcatgtttgcgcctcctctagaatcagctgggccagcgcagggccTTGCACCGGACCACGgagactgaattcagcctccgcactgATCTTGACAGTGAGCCTTGTGTCAAACAAGCTCGGCCGAAGGTTtggagtgggcggggaggaggtgagagggaggtgttccggggtgggtggagggtggatggagggagatcccgggggtgggcaggaggcagggctgggacctagcagatatgctggatcctagtccaTGTTCCCAAACAGTGCAGAGCAGCTACAAGCCGCTTcagtctcctcaaacttatgccacttCCCGAGGTGATacaagaccaaggagacccattggggctgcagtggcttacccaggggtaaggggaagagtttccccataCTTCCAACTGAACCGGTTTGggtccctatcttgcgctggatacagcacagacctcctggcctgcctgttccagcacaagataggattgcactgtaaatctcatAACACTCTGGCCATTGCATAGAAAACATGGGCATTTACACGAGAATGTTTACTGGTTCCCAGAATTTTGATCCAACTCTTCCCTTCCCAATCAGTTTTAAGAAATCAGTTTGGGATAATTGTCGGCTACTAGCATGTGTTGAGCCCCAGACTTCTCTAGCTAGTTTTTACTAGCATGTGAGgaagaatacaaaaaaaaaaaaaaaaatcagagggcAGGCTAAAGTATTGATCAAGGATACCTCATTTCTTAAACTGTAGATCTTTTTCTCATGAACCTTCCCCTTCTTTTATTTACTTGAATCTGTAATGAGGCCTGACCCAAGGGGAAATGGCATTTGAAGCACTATGGAAATTCTGACACCTCCATCTTTGCTGCAACTGCTTGACTACTCCTTCTTAATCTATTTCAAGTTAGAAGcgagggaggacaggcagtgaCCCAttaccaccagcagctcctcctccatGTCAGTTCAGAAGTGGAGTACAAAAGGAGGAGGTAGCCACAGCAATTCCCCCTCCCTGCGCCACCAccctgtttattttaaaatagagCAGCAAAGCAGAACTGGAACAAGGAAGCCTGGAGAAACAGAAATGGGGCAGTGCTTCTCCTGGCTTCATTTTTCTGCCCTGCGCTGTTCAAAACACTGAGCCACAAAGCAGAAGGAAGAGGTAAGACAGCAAGAGGAAGTGAGGTGAGGAGGCCACAGAGGTGACCAGTGGGCACAGGGTGCAGACCGCACCCATCCACCACCCAAGGCAGCCCGTCTCACCTGGCCTCACGGCTGGACCAGCCCTGACTGTGATGACTTATGACACTTCGATAATAAATACACATCAGAAGATCATGTCTGTACAGGCAGTGCAACCGGATTGGGTGGTGAGTAGAATAGTTGGGTAAAAAGCAAGAAAGTGACATTTCAGCAAAGTTGGGATATTCCTTCCCCCTTTGTCTCCGACCCCTTGTTGCTCACTTATGTTGACTAATCAGACATAAGACGTAGTCTTTCATCAAGTCCATCCAGTTGCCTCTAACTTCTAGGAGATTTCAAATTTCCACTTATTAAGTggaatctttcccagccccatAACCTATCTGAAAAACCGAGACCAAACTTGGTGTTTCAAATGCTATTGCAAAGCCTGGTTGTGCCTTTCTTAGAATTAGGATTGTCAGCTCTATTTACTAACCTGAGCCTATGCAGTCTGGCACGTGGAACTTCACCAGATGAAATGTTTTCTAGCTTGGATCTAAACTGATGGACAAAGTTTCTTCAGATAAATTTTGGCATATCAGGCTGCTATTGAAGGCATAGAGCAGGGCCAGTAAAGAAAGTTGGTAAGTAGAGTTTTCACTGTCCTCACTTCCAGCAACTAGTAATTTGCTTCTAATGTCTGAGGGTTAGATACAGGCTGCACAAACATCAATGATTGTACTGtattatttacacacacacagagagaattttttttaaagttcagctatatttcatttccctttttagaatgacttcATTTAAAATGAAGTATTAATTTATTGGCCCACTCCTATGGGCTGTTTATGACAGCAGATAATTCGATCCACTATCATAAATGGCCCTGTGACAGCACAAACGTTGTGCTGCCATTGCGCATGATGGAGCTGCTGCAAAAACTGCCAGTGGCCCTGCAGTGCGCTATCCAGATGCTTTGCTggtccaggtaagatggtggagggGGTGATTTGTGGGTGGTTCATGGGAGGTTTGCCAGAGAGGGGGAGGACAGGGGCATGGGAGCAGCTGggtgtggatcttggcagcaaaagggcatgccagatcctatcctccatttaaCAACCCACCCGCCCCTTCGATCCCTCGGAcctatgccaacaaaatagctggcatctgtctgaggagacccataggcactcAGGTAGCCTACTTGGGGGGGGAatgtttttcacttacctcttgctggatgtctgattcccccccccccccccattgcaacaGTTGCAGTGATATGCAGTCTGGGTAGGCAGGGTAAGCAGAGAGCCTCCCCTGACCTagcaagaaaaaaacacacacctttagcctttcccaagctgcttctctTTGCTGCAGCACAGTCTGTTTCTAAAGCAACACGCGCGCAcgtgcgtgcgcacacacacacacacagggaacaaggacagctgccaatcagctcaattgctatggtggcttgcaagggacaataCAGGCTGAGATGCCTGTGCAACCAGGCAGATCCACTTTGATTTACCCAATTATTAAAAAGACTGTGCTTGTGTCACCAGTCTCTGGAGAGgcatcaggaagagttgcctccagcagctTAGGCTGCATTCATAGCTAGctaccaaaacaacaacaaagagcaAGATGACCagctagccaatcaaaaaatagcaggacacctgtatcagcaatctctggggaggcagctggaagagttgcctctcttctgttttttttttttaaaaaaaccatgaaaaaagCAGACAGGAGCCTACACAACAGACTAGCTCTCTAAAGCGCcaagagcagccattttctaaTTGCTCCAGGAGGCTTTTGCTGAGCTCTCCCCAGCTCcgagtggaggaagaagaggtgagttaaaaaaaaattattgagagGGTAGGAGAAAGAGAGTGTTTCAGAGACTCAGCTTTATTTATTTCCAGAGGAGAGGGGTGTGATGCAGAGACTTAGCttaagggggaggcagggggagagtgttgcctcccctggcctggatctcactgcacgtcactgctccattggcatggctgcaatggcaggacataggattgggctgtaatgctaACATTAAAACGGAGCTTATGAACCCCTCACACAAGTCTGTGTCGAAGAAAAAACTTGGAGAAAGGGTGCAGCTTAGAGGAATGTGTgctgtttgcatgcagaagttcccaggttgAATCAATGCTATCTAAAGGGTATGGCTGGGAAAAGATCCTTggcagatggaccaatggtgtgaCACAGGATAAGACACCTTCCTATGTACATACAGCTGTGGGGACAGCTGTTTCTCATATAGCACAATTGTTCATTCTCATATATGAACAATATGTTCTTCATATATGATGAGCAACTCATCATAAATGAACAGCTGTATATTCCAGACCATATGCAGCTGTTTCTCATGTAGCTCAATAGTTCATGTACTTCTGTTATGATTTCATACTGGAGGACAAGGACTGGCAAGTCACTTATCCGTCTGGGTGACCTTTTACTCTTATTTTATGCCCTGTAACTTCAACAGGCTCAGAATTGTATTCTGCTTATAAATATTTATGATTACTTACTAAAGTTACCAGccctccagaactggcctggagtctccacaTTAATCTCCAGGTTGAAGGGCTAAAAGCAGCCCTTGATATTTGAACAGGATCACCTTGGTTTAATGAcataatgggcacaatcctaactgcatcgtgggccagtgcaagtccctgcGCTGCTGGggagcagttatgctggatcctaaccccattcctgggtgacATGGAGCGGCTCCTAGCTACTCCGTtctgcttgaatctgcgccaccttgtcaggtggcacagatccaagtagacccattgggctgctaaagctctccccagggtaagggaattttttcctcttgcctcggACCAAGCCTTAGACAGTcctaaacttgcactggatatagcacagccCTGCTGCCCTgtctgtttcagcacaagttagaattgtacTGAATGTTGTGTTGGGTAGAAAAACATCCAAAAATAGTGGAGTCAAGATACTGTGTACCTATTATCTACCAATCAACGTGCTTCAAAGCACTGATCTGCTCAATAGTTACTACCAAATCTTACTtctatctgaattttttttttttcactcatGGAGTGagattggaggtggggtgggtaaGAGcagacaatggctgcaatcctatgcactctttctagggagtaagccccattgaactcaatatatatatacatacatacatacatgtatttatatactgcctttctttggtcgtcagatttctcctcagactttaatccaaggcagtttacatagacaggctgttctaaacccccgtagggatttttacaattgaatagttctagcctttcatagaactcctcgttccagctggattccttcccagtct
This window contains:
- the RIN3 gene encoding ras and Rab interactor 3, whose product is MEAAGPSSDNGDVEQDKTQLGQPAILRNCFSRPGMSVLEKLIKTCPAWLQLCISQERAAEVLCKEPAGIFMVRKDENLKNLFLSVHFPAQAEASEVLEYKIKEEKSLLYLEGSLLVFEDIFKLVAFYCVSRDLLPFTLRLPQAILEANTITDLETISSLGIGFWDSSLNQRRSFPHSVKGPAFTAAQAKKGKKPSQCFASSTNNCSCEIELSLGNDRLWFVNPIFIEERSNPFPVDVPPPASCRESPPSRDTVTKSLKKSPSRPAPPPPPPPLPHAVKQLKTSSVCLVSSGEGQVQDLAKNKKEMRAEISKEKENGGQDSTLPGDTSSTNSKKSVPPLIPPRRCVSERTPRKDCLDKSQKCSLPGRELAERTSAETESSSNDFEHIKPPEMIEGITKDKLSQCPEIKPDNEKKVTELEKKPTMKPGKEPPIPPPRKKRLSRQPSSASSCHSKEKSIDESEEWSLKKQDTPLAKTCSNVKRESTFGHKPVSLAVRQSSRDSLDCPVSNTGAQTPASEPDSYSTSSTEDELEHVMSPSVKKTRSMILGRAKNRLSMVSLSNVFMAFLSADRKLQKKIVELAQDKDSYFGNLVQDYKVYSLEMMARQSSSTEMLQEIRLMMTQLKSYLIQSTELKSFVDQAVHTEEQLEVIIESALHKCVLKPLKEAIDTYLREIHTKDGSFQLLKENQQVIQNTTTTDLGVTTSVPETALLEKILHKFTNMHKAYSPEKKISILLKSCKLIYDSMSHGQPGKPYGADDFLPVLLYVLARSDLPEMLLNVEYMMELMDPALQLGEGSYYLITTYGAVELIKSYDKITVTRQLSTEVQDSIHRWERRRTLNKARASRSSVQDFITISFMDADSQTRTLAYRTDSTTQTLSQQCAEKFDVSEPQDFGLFILVDDKSLRLDNEALPYLIKSHFLNKDPKPTFQFIYKQIGDEESSLPIIKEADVV